tcaggtggtttcggctcaggccgcacctgccacttctcaggccgggggaggtactcatacccctgttgcccgtactccagaccaggtagtacagggacttcagataccgggggcactaccagtccagccggttgcagctgctcaggtcCCGGTAGTTCctattatggcagatgatgagcagaggagacttgagagatttgagaggctccgacctccaccatttagcggtactgagtcagaggatgctcaggattttctggataggtgtcaacggatgcttgggacagcgggtattctggagaccagtagggtctcATACACAACTTTTCAGTTTTCTCGGGTTgcattcagatggtgggagacctacgagaggcataggcctattggcgtagcaccccttacttggcatcagttctccgtggtctttttggagaagttcgtacctcagtcccacagagaagagctgcgcagacagtttgaacaGCTTCGCCAGGATGATATGTCAGTGAcg
This region of Nicotiana tomentosiformis chromosome 4, ASM39032v3, whole genome shotgun sequence genomic DNA includes:
- the LOC138909741 gene encoding uncharacterized protein, producing MLGTAGILETSRVSYTTFQFSRVAFRWWETYERHRPIGVAPLTWHQFSVVFLEKFVPQSHREELRRQFEQLRQDDMSVTRYEMRFSELARHAVWLVPTDRERIRRQRISSATFDEVVDIGRQIEMVRNQEHGEREAKRPRGPSDYSGVPSGGSILPW